One stretch of Odocoileus virginianus isolate 20LAN1187 ecotype Illinois chromosome 26, Ovbor_1.2, whole genome shotgun sequence DNA includes these proteins:
- the PDHB gene encoding pyruvate dehydrogenase E1 component subunit beta, mitochondrial: MAVVAVLVRRPLEQVSGLLRRRFHRTAPAALQVTVREAINQGMDEELERDEKVFLLGEEVAQYDGAYKVSRGLWKKYGDKRIIDTPISEMGFAGIAVGAAMAGLRPICEFMTFNFSMQAIDQVINSAAKTYYMSGGLQSVPIVFRGPNGASAGVAAQHSQCFAAWYGHCPGLKVVSPWSSEDAKGLIKSAIRDNNPVVVLENELMYGVPFELPSEAQSKDFLIPIGKAKIERQGTHVTIVAHSRPVGHCLEAATVLSKEGIECEVINLRTIRPMDIETIEASVMKTNHLVTVEGGWPQFGVGAEICARIMEGPAFNFLDAPAVRVTGADVPMPYAKILEDNSVPQVKDIIFAIKKTLNI, encoded by the exons ATGGCGGTGGTTGCTGTGTTGGTGCGGAGACCCCTTGAGCAG GTCTCCGGGCTGCTGAGGAGGCGGTTCCACCGGACCGCGCCGGCTGCACTGCAG GTAACAGTTCGTGAGGCTATAAATCAAGGCATGGATGAGGAGCTGGAAAGAGATGAGAAGGTATTTCTCCTTGGGGAAGAAGTTGCCCAGTACGATGGGGCATATAAG GTTAGTCGAGGCCTGTGGAAGAAATATGGAGATAAGAGGATCATAGATACTCCCATATCTGAG atggGTTTTGCTGGAATTGCTGTAGGTGCAGCTATG GCTGGGTTACGGCCCATTTGTGAATTCATGACCTTCAATTTCTCTATGCAAGCCATCGACCAGGTTATAAACTCAGCTGCCAAGACGTACTACATGTCAGGGGGCCTTCAGTCTGTGCCCATAGTCTTCAGGGGGCCCAATGGCGCCTCAGCAGGTGTAGCTGCCCAGCACTCACAGTGTTTTGCTGCCTGGTATGGGCATTGCCCAGGCTTAAAGGTGGTCAGCCCCTGGAGTTCAGAGGATGCAAAAGGGCTTATTAAATCAGCCATTCGGGATAACAACCCAG tggtggtgctggagaatgaATTGATGTATGGAGTACCTTTTGAACTTCCTTCAGAAGCTCAGTCAAAAGATTTTCTGATCCCTATTGGAAAAGCCAAAATAGAAAGGCAAG GAACACACGTAACTATAGTTGCTCATTCAAGACCTGTGGGCCACTGCTTAGAAGCTGCAACAGTGCTGTCTAAAGAGGGAATTGAATGTGAG GTGATAAATTTGCGAACCATCAGGCCAATGGACATTGAAACAATAGAAGCCAGTGTCATGAAGACCAATCACCTTGTAACCGTGGAAGGAGGCTGGCCACAATTCGGAGTAGGAGCTGAAATCTGTGCCAGGATCATGGAAG GCCCCGCGTTCAATTTCCTGGATGCTCCTGCAGTTCGTGTCACTGGTGCCGATGTGCCTATGCCTTATGCAAAGATTCTAGAAGACAACTCTGTACCTCAGGTTAAAGACATCATATTTGCaataaagaaaacactgaatATCTAG